TTTCAATATACTGCACCGCACCCACTGGAATATACACCGCCTGACCGGCACACACGGGTTCCGTTTCACCCCCGATATGCATCACACCCGTGCCTGAAAGGATATAGTACACCTCATGAGACCCAGTGAGACGATGTGAATACGACACCTCTCCCGGCTCCAGATACGCATGGGCAAGGCTGAACCGGACACCAACACCACCAGAGAAATGAGAGGGGTGCAGGAGTTCACAGAGATGAGTCCCGTCCCGCGCATCAGTGACCGGGCATTCAGCCAGATCCCGGATGATCACCGGAGCGACCCCTTTGGCACAAAGGCATCCTCAACAAGGGACCGATCAATCGCATCCGGCACCACTCCGGTCGTTGCATACCGATACATAATGGCAACAAATATGCCCTGGAGTGCACCGTAGAGGACAGCAGATACCACCCAGAGGAGGAGCGCCACCCCGATAATTCCGACACCAACCTCAAATGAACCGGCCATGGCGGCAACCAAACCCACAAGCAGCAGAAGAACCGCAGGGATAAAGATCAGGCCCAGCGAGAATGAACCCACAACGGTCTCGCCCCAGGTTGATCTGAAGAGTTTCCATGACCGCTGGATCGCAGCAAGACCACCCACATCATCCACCACGATCACCGGAATCACAAAGAATGTTGCAAGTGACCAGGCCGCACCGAGAAGGGCAGATGCAAGTGATGCGAGAAGATTGTCCCCGTCACCGCGGATGAGGCGCAGGATGAGACCCACCGTTGCTGCAATAAGCGTCCACGAGAGTATTTTTCCGATACGTGCGGAGGCCGCATGAATGCCATCCATAAACGTCGGATCCCTGCCATCCAGACGAATCAGAGCACAGCTTACGAGGGCCGTGTTGAAGTAGATGACAATGAAGTAACTCACGACATAGAAAAGGAACAGAAGGACATACAGGAGAAACGACCCACCCGCATATGATTCAGAGAGAATACCTGAGAAGGCAAGCGGCAGAAGAAACGTTGCAACTACAAGGAGAGTGACAATCCCCGAGAGAATGGGAAAGAGTATCATCTCCCGGTCTTTTTTGAGTATACCAAAGGTTTCCTGAAATAACCGAAACCCACGACTGATACGTGACATAAATAAGCATCAGACGTCAGAACATAAATGAATCACGATATTTGCCCGAGAATAATGAGCAGGCAGGAAAAAGAACCAGAAACAA
Above is a window of Methanogenium organophilum DNA encoding:
- a CDS encoding cupin domain-containing protein translates to MIIRDLAECPVTDARDGTHLCELLHPSHFSGGVGVRFSLAHAYLEPGEVSYSHRLTGSHEVYYILSGTGVMHIGGETEPVCAGQAVYIPVGAVQYIENTGVERLIFLAIVDPMWVADGDERVG
- a CDS encoding DUF6159 family protein, with the translated sequence MSRISRGFRLFQETFGILKKDREMILFPILSGIVTLLVVATFLLPLAFSGILSESYAGGSFLLYVLLFLFYVVSYFIVIYFNTALVSCALIRLDGRDPTFMDGIHAASARIGKILSWTLIAATVGLILRLIRGDGDNLLASLASALLGAAWSLATFFVIPVIVVDDVGGLAAIQRSWKLFRSTWGETVVGSFSLGLIFIPAVLLLLVGLVAAMAGSFEVGVGIIGVALLLWVVSAVLYGALQGIFVAIMYRYATTGVVPDAIDRSLVEDAFVPKGSLR